atttatttaaCCACAGTGCCACAAAAAAAGAACCTCACCTCTCCTCTCACACGTTAATATaatttggtttttctttcttcccagCACCAAATAAAGCAATCCTGCTCTTGTGGAGGATGTTTTAGTAGGAATACAGATCCTTACTGTGGGACACAAGGACATGGTGGTCTCACTCTGCCTGGCTCTGGTTACTTATGTACCCCTTCTGTGGTTTGTGAGGGAGACCGATGGGATGCCGGACCCCAATCATAGGGACCGGCTGATGCGCCAGGAGGCGTCCAGACAGACAGGAGGCCTGTTGACGTTAACGGCTGCAGAGCAGAAGCTGGATGCTTACCTGCATCGAATAAAGGAGCAGGAGATGTCTGCAGCTCACTTTCTCCCTGCTGTTCACTTCTTCAAGGCAAAGCCTCTAATCGAGAAGAGTTCAGTCTTCAaactgctgcagaaaatgcctAAAGGTGATGCTACACACAGATATTTTACGGAATGGGCCTACAGGGACTTTATTTTATCTAGTATAGCTGTATGATTGAAAAACTCCATCTCATGTAGGGTATAATATTAGTCTCTGACTTTATTGTGCAGGAATTTAGGTCCATCCTTTACAACAGTACTGTTCATTCATGTTTGCATGCATTCATTTTTAGACACAGCTCTCTTAAAACTCAGTCACATCCTTTCAATCATGTTGAGGTCTGTATTTTTCATCATTGACTCTTCTTTTTAAGCCACTGTgctgtagatttgctgctgtgtttgggctTGTTGTCCTGGTGCATGACCCTGTCAGGGCAAAGCTTTAGCTCACAACTGATCCTGTAGTCATAGAAAATGTTGTTCCTTCCACTGCAGGTTATGTTTCAGACATGtttatttcacaaaacaaacttatgcatatgtatgaatgtacactaccagtcaaacgTTTGGACACATTTAATGGGAAAGCGTGTTTTGAGTGGTGGTGTATGTGCGCATGATCTGACTGTAAGGCAAGGTAGTTTTATTTGAACAGCACAttacatgtacaagacaatttaatGTGCGTTACATGAAACAAAAGCAGAGTTCTGAAGAAGCATTAAACTGTAGGTTAAAACAGACTTCTAAagagtaaaatgaataaaataaaagcagaaaaaaacaaaaatagaataaaacaaataaacaagaagcaaatagaaacattttaaacttgattTAAAGCAGCTGCAAGTGTCACCAGACCTGCAGTTTTATGGGAGTTTGTCCACAtatgaggagcataaaaactacATAGTGGTACATTATAACATGATGGTATGTCtgaatgtatgtgtgagtaTGAGCTCATACAGGATTGTGCAAAAGAGTCGAGtccctcatttctttatttttcctccaaaaTGTCAGAACTTCTTGTAGTTGCAGATCTAGAAAATTTCACAATGTCAGGATGTCGAGGCAGGGTGATGTCCTTTGTGCAGTAAGTTAAAATCCCAAATATTTAAACCGAGTCATCAAAAGAGTcacaaaatcactttaaaacCGTTTACTGTATCTTCATTCCttctaagaaaacaaagacaatattTAGGCTTAGATTTGAAAAAGATTCCTCtttaagaacagaaaaacagctgcaataaTTACAGTGCAGCGTCCAGCGATATTAGGAGAGCTGAAGATGACGGTTATCATGCTGATCTGGAGCTTTTCTGTTTCTCATGATGAGGACGACCATACTGCTCAGAAGACTGACTTCgcttttaatatataaaaaatatatagtgaCAAATAGAATTGTCTCATagtgtttctcttttgtttttagtttaatcATAATTACTAATAAAATAAGTTACTTATATTTGTAAAACTCACATCTGACCTCATAACACACCTGATACGGACAACGTGGTGTTTTATTGTGTAACATCTAACGTCATTGCACTGCTGCTTGTAAGCATCAAGGTTTGAAAATTATTAACAGAACAATCAGAAGATAATAAtatgaaaacagaaattattcACAGACGTTGGACAGTAAAGATGTGCTTTGACTGATCAGCCTGATTCCTGTATATAATATAAGAAAGCAGGCAGAGAAAtagaatttagaataaaataaataaaataaggatattcacacacacacacacacacacacatacataatctATAAGGTGAAGGGAATAAAGACATAGTGGTAGGTGtacaaaaagcaagaaaataatccaacaatgatattaaataattcaaataagtCAATTAAATATGATTggtgttattataaaataatcaactgggattaaaaaagtaataaatcgGGTGTAATAAATGTTACTGTACTAAAAAGACAAACCAGACTACAAGGAgacaagaaattaaatgaaaaataattcctGAAGGAAAGTTGTGTCGTAGtaggattttatttaaatgtatataaaaaagaCAGACACACTACAAAGAGATGGGAAATAAGTCAAACATAGACATGATTATCTACACAGATACAAAGAGAATATAATTTCCAAGAGCTCAACACCCGTTTCCACATCATTGTAAAGCCTGTGTTGACTGCTCTGCTCTGACGCTGAGCTCTCATCCTGCTGTTGTGGCGACAGGCGCAGCCCTCCATGTCCACGGCTCGTCTATGGTCAGCCCTGAATGGCTGGTGAAAAACGTCACCTACAGACCTCACTGCTACATCTGCTTCACCTGGGACAACTCGGTCCGCTTCCTGTTCTCAGACCGCCAGCCCTTCCCACGGTGGGACTGCTTCTACTGGCAGCTGCTGGAGACGTTAAGAGCCAAAATAGGAGACAACACAGGATTTGACAACAGGTTCCTTCACTTGAAACTTTGACGTGTCACAGCAGAATTTTTTGGAGGAAACTTAGAGTGTTTGTTTTTGGGTACCTTCCAGTttaatccagcacctcacactGTTCACTGAGGATCCAGATGGTGAATATCCAAACCAGGATGTTGTGTGGGAGAAGTTTGAGAAAGCCTTTATTGCCGCTGCAGGGCTAATCACCCACGCTCCTGTGCTGAGGGACTACTTCTATCGGGGCTTGGAGGAGCTGTACCGTGACAACATCATGTACGTGGAGCTGCGCAGTGGTCTGTCAAGGgtttgtgtttgcttgtttcTTCACACTCGATCCCTCCAGCATCATTTGCAGCTGTAGATCTgacatttctgcatttctgGACTGTGTGTTGCAGACGTATGAGCTTGATGGAACCATTCACGATAAGATCTGGAATCTGAACACATTTCAAGAAGTTACAAAGAAATTTATCAGAGATCATCCAGACTTTCTCGGGGCCCGGATCATAATCTCTGTGCACAggtaaaacataataaatggAAATTTTCTCCACTGACTTCATCCTTGTGAGCTGCTTTGCTTGTTTTTGCTCAAATTACTAAATCAGCTTCAGTCATAATCAAAACTACCAaatacataattatttaaaatattttaatcctttaaatgaatttattttataaattcatttaaatcactTAAATATCTAGTAACAAAACTAATTTAGCTAAAActgctaaaataaacaaaattctcCAATGTTTTGGTTCAAATCTTCCAATCAGCTTTAGTCATAAACAATATTGATGAAATATGGaattattcaaataattttaaacttttaactgCTGGTATAATTACACAATGAAATatctattttttgtgttttttttccttccgtATTGTGTCgtcaaactggcatttaaagggttaaaataatttgataaatgacatatttgaacattttgatTAGAACTGAAGTGATTTAGTGATTTAAGCCAAATAAAGtggaaactagaagcactcagagcgcacagacctccgccaagccatagggtcacccacctgagaaaaaccccaacaggcccaacagcccacccagttacCAACCCCATGCCAGCACTTATGTGTCCGTCAAGCTAATATCACTTTCTATTTCCATCATCAGGACAGATGCCACAGCTTACTTACAATCCTTGACCCTGGAAACATCTCTTTAGACACCAAGATGAAGCGAATGGCTTTAACAGTGTTGAAGCTTTGTAGAAATTCACATGTTCTCTAATGGTGACAGTCTGGGTTAGCTCTGTGTAGTTTTAATTACTTAGGTAATTACTAATTATCTAACCCTAACCCACCCACACTGTAATGGTAAAATGAGCTCTATCTCCcaataaagaatcctttaaaaattcctggatctaGACCATGacccggatcacccccaaaatctcaTTACTGGTTCCttcttccatttctgacatttcctggaaatttaatcaaaatccatccagaaTCTTTTCAGTTATGTTggtaacagacagacagacagaaagatggagacagacaggcgggcagacagacagacagacagacagacagatagagacaggcaggcaggcagaaagagagacagacagacagacagacagacagacaggcaggcaggaagacagacagacagacaggcaggcaggcagacagacagagagacaggcaggcaggcagacagatagagacaggcaggcaggcagaaagagagagacagacagacagacaggcaggaagacagacagacagacaggcaggcagacagacagatagagacaggcaggcaggcagaaagagagagagagacagacagacagacaggcaggcagaaagagagagacagacagacagacagacagacaggcaggaagacagacagacagacagacagacaggcaggcagacagacagacagacaggcaggcaggcaggcagaaagagagagagagacagacagacagacagacaggcaggcagacagacagacagacagacaggcagacaggcaggcaggcaggcagaaagagagagacagacagacagacagacaggcaggcaggcagaaagagagagacagacagacagacagacagacagacagacagacaggcaggaagacagacagacagacagacagacaggcaggcaggcagacagatagagacaggcaggcaggcagaaagagagagagagacagacagacagacaggcagacagacagacagacaggcagacaggcaggcagaaagagagagacagacagacagacagacagacgccAAGAACATAACATGGCAGAGGTAATAAAATATCCATCttttttaaaccagtgtttTTGAGAAGACTTTTTTGTCCACTAACGACTGAAGAGGAAGGAAATTTTGTTCCCAGTTTCATTTtgacctttaaaaataaatttaaatttaaaatttcttcaaGAAAATAACTTTCATGAATAAAATCATGAGGAAACATAACCAAAGTGGAGGCCAGGTATTGAGGAGAAAATGACCTGATAAGACAAAAAAGTTCATGATTTGCTTCATTTGTGGGATCAGGCAGAAAGTTTAAGATCCTTTAAATGTCATTATAATATCAAATTATTAGGCAATATAAAAACCATGTGAGTGTTTGGACTTACTGGCATTTGCGTGTTGCAGCCTGCAAGTCGTGTCACCCAGACGCCAAACAATGTGGTTGTTCTTTCAGTTACTGAGACAAAAACAGATCCATGATGAGATCTGAACTCCACGCTGTCATGATgttccagttttaaaaaaatgatcctCCAGCTAAAATTTAATTTGTCAACTGTTCATTTATTCCCCTGTTTCCTTGCAAAGGAATAAGTTATAGAGGTGGTTGTTAAATGGGCAGGACAGGgatctggggggaaaaaaaacacaagaaagttGTGTTTTCCGCTGCTGTAGAGGAGATTAGTTCAGTTAGAGAAAATTCCTGCAATGATACCATTATGATGTCATGAAAATCCAGAAGAAAGCATCACATCGAAGGCGTGTAGACTCAGAGAGACGAGGGCATTAACACTTTGAGATTCATAATGGGAAATTTCCACAGATGTCTAGACTGAGTAATTACCATGAAATTGCAAATAAGCGCTTGTGATCCTCAAACTTTTTCCAACGTTGTATCCcctgtaacattttttaaacccGAGGAGTTAATTTACATTCAGTAAAAATTTATCTCAATTTAGCCGGATCAGTAAAATCAGGGCATAATAACccataaataattaaactaccACATTTTCCCCTTTGTTTCAATGCAAGGAAGTATGTGCATCATcaagattttacattttataaatgatccttttaaaaaacatgaacaacctCAAATGTCTCAAGAAacataaatgcagttttaacaCTAATTTGTCACTTTTATGCATTTAGataattttattctattaatttacatatttttacttatctattttattatatatattttatataaacaaattatataattttttttgtaattatatatataagtttataaaaataaattacatataatttaagaatttacaaaaatatatattgttatattttattgaaatatattatttttaaacatttttcttaacttcatatatattataaatcaaatatttgatagtttttacataaattatatttcaattttatattttcatctaCGGTatataagcatttttttttacttattttatttttattttatttatttgacatttttctatttacacGCGTGGACAAAATCCCTTCGGTTgttgtaactgtcaatgagacttctgcacctctcagcaggtattttggccactcctcataagcaaactgctccagtgcCTActccctagaaaagactgaaaataacgtgaccaaagggacgtgttaatccacagtgtgtccactaattagcatcacaggtgtctacaatcttgtaatcagtcagtgggtctatatataggGCTACTGATCGCACTgtccgtcgttgtttgagccaaagtggattTAATGGGAGACGAtcaaggaggaaccattgttgaaaacaaaccataaaaaagccaaactacatgctgACAAGCAACAAAgtttctgggagaatgtcctatggacagatgagacaaaaattatttttgccaagacacatcagctctatgtttccagatggaaaaatgaagcatatgaagaaaagaacaccgtccctactgtggaacatggaggaggttctgttatgttctgggctgctttgctgcatctggtacagggtgtcttgaatctgtgcaggtacaatgaaatctcaagactatcaagggattctagagaaatgtgctggccagtgtcagaaagcttggtctcagtcgcaggtcatgggtcttacaacaggacaaagacccaaaacacagctaaaaacaccaagaatggtagaggaaaacatggactattctaaagtggcttctatgagccctgacctaaatcctatttagcatctttggaaggagctgaaacatggcgtctggaaaaggctccctcaAACCTGAGACacctggagcagtttgcttatgaggagtggatcaaaacacctgctgagaggtgcagacgtctcactgacagttacaggaatcatttgattgcagttgttgcctcaaaaggttgttcaacaaaatattaagttaagggtaccatcattttatccaggcctgtttcatgagtttactttttaataattctgttgaagcatggttaaaaagcaacgtctgacgttcactggttaaatttcatagaatttttatttattacttttgtcagattcaagttatttctgtcaccatttgtgagtttttctttcgttaaccgaagggtaccaacaattttgttttgtgtacaCATTCTTTACAAGGAACAGATCAAAATGGAGGtagaaaaatcacaaaacattaaatcagaTATCTGGAACTGAAAATTAGTGTCTCACATTATGATTAGAGTAACTATTTTAAGAAGATCCGTGTaataatcctgaccacctgaactgactcgcCTCAAGCTAAAGTCAGATCTATTAAGAAAGATTTAATAATCTTCTGTTTTGCCTGCTAATTTTCAGATTTATGGTttcagtggaaataaaaataacccaAATGTCCTGAACTTAATTTTGAAGTTAATTTTGAACCAGCAGCTGTGAAGGTAGACGTCGTTTTTACCGAGTTCTCCCATCTCATTAAAAGTCAGAAGTTACTGGAGTCATTTTGTTCTCAAGTCTCTTGTGCAGTTTATTTCTTAACTCTACTTGCAATCACTGATGTTTAATACATGAAGTAATGACTCTGGGAGCTCTCTGTTAGGTTTTTCTCCGCCAGCTTACAGTAGAAACTCAGCATTTGGTAAAGAGTcttctgtgtctgctgctgcttgttTCAGGGCTCTGAGTGTATCTGAGGTTAAAGCAGCTGTAAAAGAAGCCATCCAGCTGAAAAAGGAATTCCCAGATGTAGTCGTGGGATTTGACATGGTAGGAAATTCTCTAATTCTACCCTCGAAGTGTCCGTGAGAATAATACGCAGCTTAATTTACAACTCTGTGTTTCCTGCCTCTGTCTGTGAAATACTGGCTTATAGTTGGATCTAACATTATGTTTCCAGGTTGGCAGGGAGAACAGTGGGAGGACTCTCTGGTACTTCAAAGAAGCACTTTCTCTGCCAGCTGAGCTGGGTGAAACACTGCCTTACTACTTTCATGCAGGGGAGACAGGTGGGCCTCCAAATACATGACAATTAGCACTCCGTAGttcaaaaaataaactttaattttactCTCCTGTTTGTGCAGATGATGAAGGCACCGACATAGATCAAAATATTCTTGACGCTCTTCTATTCAACACCACACGAATCGGGCATGGCTATGCTTTGGCTCACCATCCGCTTGCCAAAGAGCTTTCCAGGAAGAGAAACATAGCTGTGGAGCTTTGCCCCATCTCAAACCAGGTGGCTTGACACGATGGAGCAGGCAGCACATACCAGTCTTCTTATTTAAAGTGTCTGAGTTTGTGTGACCTCCACCCTGCAGGTGCTGAAGCTGGTTTCAGATCTGAGGAACCACCCTGCAGCCGTGCTGATGTCTGAGGGCCACCCAGTGGTGATCAGCTCTGATGACCCGTCTCTGTTTGGCACCACAGGCCTTTCCTACGACTTTTATGAGGCTTTTGTTGGCATCGGAGGACTGAAGGCAAACCTGGCCACCCTCAAAGAGCTGGCTTTGAACTCCATCAGGTCTGGAtttgtccattttttatttcatacatagacaacacaaacattttcagatgCTTACCAAGAATAccttatcaaatcaaattttatttataaagtacttttcatcaggcaggaggcaggatTCATAAATAAAACCACCAATACTTAGTTATTTTTAGATAAAGTTCTCAACTGTGATTAAATCTGGATTTTGGTAgatatggaaaaataaacagaatcgGTATTCCcttcataaaaattaaaacacattattgCAATTTCTTCCAAGAAACCCAAGCACGTCGAGGAGGAACTTCGTAATAAACCAACTAAACAAGAACAGTATTTTAGCTTGtggtttaaagttttaaagctcTTTCCGTTCATGTTAAAGAGGCTACAGCCTTTAAAAACGTGCAGCTCCATGACGATTCCTCTGCTTGCAGGTACAGTTCGCTGCCGGCTCCTCTGAAGGACGCTGCGCTCGTCACATGGCGGAACAAATGGAACGCCTTCATTTCTAATAACTCCTGACGGCCTGACCCCAACGCATCCTGTTTGACTTGAATCATGTTTCTTTTATCATtaaactacaaacacacacccgTCTGCCATcagcagtctttttttaaaaaaaaacattaatggaTATCTTTATTATTGGAGTTTCCATATCTAGAAGAGTTTAATAaaccctgttttgttttggatgtTTTGACATGGGAAGGTATGTACTGCaaagatttaaacttttttaacacaaaaaaattaaatggtgGCAGTTCATATTGTTTTTGGCATAAATGTACATCAGTCACATTTATCAAAAACAatctaaacataaaatatttcgACTAAAAAGACTGAATTATATTAACTTCTTACTAATTGTTTAATAACTTTGCTGTTTTCATTAAGTCCTGCAGATCTTTTTACACCAGGTGCAGTTTTTGTGCCGTTTTTGCGATGAGATGTTGTATCTTCCAGCGTTGATCACTGCAGTGCTGGACAACAAGTTTGATGTAACCATCCTCATCCAAGGCAACCTCCAGACACCTCTTCGTTTCTCTGTTCTGAATCGGTCCTCCCTGCAAACAAAATGCTCATTGTTCATGTCCCACTGATGAAGCCACCCTCGTTGTTTCAACGTGAACATTTTCACCTGTTTAAAATCCCACAGCATGTGTAATTTCTTCTGCTGGGCCAATTTGCAGTCGTACAGTCCCGCGAAGACTCCGGAGCCGGGGTCCACCAGACAGATGttgcttttgtgtttgtgagATTTGATTTCGCCGATGTACAGCTGGCCATCGGTGCGATAATGACAGTGCTGCAACCCAGAACAACAAGAACAATGAAAACTAAAAGACAGTCTGTAGTAAACGTTTACATCTCCACCCACCTGAGAGGAGAAGAAGTGGCATCCATATAGG
The window above is part of the Melanotaenia boesemani isolate fMelBoe1 chromosome 23, fMelBoe1.pri, whole genome shotgun sequence genome. Proteins encoded here:
- the ada2b gene encoding adenosine deaminase 2-A, with translation MVVSLCLALVTYVPLLWFVRETDGMPDPNHRDRLMRQEASRQTGGLLTLTAAEQKLDAYLHRIKEQEMSAAHFLPAVHFFKAKPLIEKSSVFKLLQKMPKGAALHVHGSSMVSPEWLVKNVTYRPHCYICFTWDNSVRFLFSDRQPFPRWDCFYWQLLETLRAKIGDNTGFDNSLIQHLTLFTEDPDGEYPNQDVVWEKFEKAFIAAAGLITHAPVLRDYFYRGLEELYRDNIMYVELRSGLSRTYELDGTIHDKIWNLNTFQEVTKKFIRDHPDFLGARIIISVHRALSVSEVKAAVKEAIQLKKEFPDVVVGFDMVGRENSGRTLWYFKEALSLPAELGETLPYYFHAGETDDEGTDIDQNILDALLFNTTRIGHGYALAHHPLAKELSRKRNIAVELCPISNQVLKLVSDLRNHPAAVLMSEGHPVVISSDDPSLFGTTGLSYDFYEAFVGIGGLKANLATLKELALNSIRYSSLPAPLKDAALVTWRNKWNAFISNNS